From a single Bacillus pseudomycoides DSM 12442 genomic region:
- a CDS encoding TatD family hydrolase: MKWIDSHIHLDQYKNKEQMKLIDDVKRSTEIDGLIAVSMNYHSCQQTLSLARQHPFVHPALGFHPEQPINQKECEQIYKLIEANVGRLVAIGEIGLPYYLRQEKKDIVLDPYIKVLERFIILAKRFNLPIVLHAVYEDADIVCDLLEQYEISRAHFHWFKGSKETMERMIQNGYFISITPDVMKKEKIRKIVSFYPLEYMMVETDGPWKFQENIMTHPGMIEGVLKEISLIKNISIEKVAEQIYQNTFRFYGGKCL; encoded by the coding sequence ATGAAGTGGATTGATAGTCATATACATTTGGACCAATATAAGAATAAAGAGCAAATGAAACTAATTGATGATGTAAAAAGAAGTACTGAGATTGATGGACTGATTGCGGTATCAATGAACTATCATTCTTGTCAACAAACATTATCTTTAGCAAGACAACATCCATTTGTACATCCGGCACTTGGTTTTCATCCAGAACAGCCGATTAACCAAAAAGAATGTGAACAAATTTATAAGTTAATTGAGGCAAATGTAGGACGGCTTGTTGCCATAGGTGAGATCGGTCTGCCCTATTATTTAAGGCAAGAAAAGAAAGATATCGTATTAGACCCTTATATAAAAGTATTAGAGAGATTTATAATACTTGCAAAAAGGTTCAATTTACCGATTGTTTTACATGCAGTTTATGAAGACGCTGATATTGTATGTGATTTACTGGAACAGTATGAGATATCACGTGCGCATTTTCATTGGTTTAAGGGGAGTAAAGAAACGATGGAGCGGATGATTCAAAATGGCTACTTTATTTCAATTACGCCAGATGTTATGAAGAAGGAGAAAATTAGAAAAATCGTTTCGTTTTATCCGCTAGAATATATGATGGTGGAAACAGATGGACCATGGAAATTTCAAGAAAATATTATGACGCATCCGGGTATGATTGAGGGTGTGTTAAAAGAAATTAGCTTGATAAAAAATATTTCTATAGAGAAGGTTGCAGAGCAAATATATCAAAATACGTTTCGGTTTTATGGGGGGAAATGTCTTTAG
- a CDS encoding RAxF-45 family protein, with protein MKRSLAARAKFLDFIYFCRAIFHDVIANGIRMPFFSNCIAVIER; from the coding sequence ATGAAACGTTCTTTAGCTGCACGCGCAAAATTTTTAGATTTTATCTATTTTTGTCGTGCGATTTTTCATGATGTGATTGCTAACGGGATACGTATGCCCTTTTTTAGCAATTGCATAGCTGTTATTGAACGATAG
- a CDS encoding DUF4931 domain-containing protein — MDTQQLYFLNDIGKQKPESIRNKSTACPFCDRENLTDILETEDSIIWLKNKFPTLKDTFQTVLIETGNCHDHIATYTPEHMQKLLHFSIKHWLALEKSNEFTSVILYKNHGPFSGGSLHHAHMQIIGMKYVDYRENVTPEHFQGVIVQKDEQIELNISTRPIIGFTEFNIVIEDIKSIDIMAHYIQQTVRYILTGFHKGCSSYNLFFYHLNEKIICKVVPRFVVSPLYVGYKIPQVSTKLEDVKQQLANYFTVSL; from the coding sequence ATGGATACACAACAACTTTATTTTTTAAATGACATTGGAAAACAAAAGCCAGAAAGTATTCGCAATAAAAGCACCGCTTGTCCTTTTTGCGATAGAGAAAATCTCACTGATATTTTAGAAACTGAAGACTCCATTATTTGGTTGAAAAATAAATTTCCAACATTAAAAGATACCTTTCAAACTGTTCTAATAGAAACCGGTAATTGTCATGATCATATTGCAACATACACACCTGAACATATGCAAAAGCTACTGCATTTTTCTATAAAGCATTGGTTAGCTTTAGAAAAGAGCAACGAATTTACTTCTGTTATTTTATATAAAAATCACGGTCCATTTTCAGGCGGAAGTTTGCATCATGCACATATGCAAATTATTGGAATGAAATATGTAGACTACCGAGAAAATGTAACACCTGAACACTTTCAAGGCGTAATCGTACAAAAAGATGAGCAAATTGAACTTAATATTTCTACACGTCCAATTATCGGTTTTACTGAATTTAATATTGTCATTGAGGATATAAAATCCATTGATATAATGGCACATTATATTCAACAAACTGTGCGTTACATACTAACGGGCTTTCATAAAGGTTGTAGCAGCTATAATTTATTCTTCTATCACCTTAATGAAAAAATTATTTGTAAAGTTGTTCCTCGTTTTGTTGTTTCACCATTATATGTCGGGTATAAAATCCCTCAAGTTTCTACAAAGTTGGAAGATGTAAAACAGCAGCTGGCAAATTATTTTACAGTTTCATTATGA
- a CDS encoding sensor histidine kinase, which produces MLRYARLITIVMICMVYINHVSRETVGLQIFVGIACLMYVINHVLLIQPHQGRRREFYVFLSNGVVTALLGFLFPETCLYLIIFGIDAVGVFIHTWRKAVVYFFVSFFFVCWSAILLYTYQYTGKIEVDSNAINFMFVVFSALSGNLIKKLTVARQTVDDQYEKLTLSHIALKEAHEQLQLYAKEVEELTTVRERNDIAREIHDTVGHNMTALLVQLQLAEALWKQKSDATEEVLHTCHELARKSLQEVRASVRALKEERDLGNIIENMKGMLNEFSKVTKVQVTFHLQGDPIIIPLSLQPTLLRIMQESLTNAQRHGKASLCKVSLLCLDEKVMLLITDNGVGVNEVSPGFGLINMKERVEEHGGIIRFESEKEKGFRLQIEFPLKEKTWVIGGTK; this is translated from the coding sequence ATGTTAAGGTATGCACGTCTCATTACGATTGTTATGATTTGCATGGTATATATAAATCATGTTTCACGTGAAACAGTAGGGTTACAAATATTTGTTGGTATTGCATGTTTAATGTACGTTATAAATCATGTTTTACTTATACAACCACATCAAGGGAGAAGGCGTGAATTTTATGTATTCCTCTCAAATGGAGTAGTTACAGCACTACTAGGCTTTTTATTTCCCGAGACATGTTTGTATTTAATTATATTTGGGATTGATGCGGTAGGAGTATTTATTCATACGTGGCGAAAAGCAGTTGTATATTTTTTTGTGAGTTTTTTCTTTGTATGTTGGTCTGCTATTTTACTATATACGTATCAATATACTGGAAAGATAGAAGTTGATAGTAATGCTATTAATTTTATGTTCGTTGTCTTCAGTGCTTTATCCGGGAACTTAATTAAAAAACTGACAGTAGCCCGCCAAACTGTCGACGATCAATATGAAAAATTGACGTTATCACATATAGCTCTAAAAGAAGCGCATGAACAATTACAGCTTTATGCGAAAGAAGTAGAAGAACTAACTACAGTTCGGGAGAGGAACGATATTGCCCGAGAAATTCATGACACAGTTGGTCATAATATGACGGCCTTACTTGTTCAATTGCAGCTTGCAGAGGCTTTATGGAAGCAAAAGTCAGATGCTACAGAAGAAGTTTTACATACATGCCATGAATTAGCTAGAAAATCCCTTCAAGAGGTAAGAGCTTCAGTCCGTGCGTTGAAGGAAGAAAGAGATCTAGGGAACATAATAGAAAATATGAAAGGAATGTTAAATGAATTTTCAAAGGTAACCAAAGTACAAGTAACCTTTCATTTACAGGGAGATCCAATTATAATCCCATTGTCATTACAACCTACTTTGTTGCGTATTATGCAAGAGTCATTAACAAATGCACAACGCCATGGAAAAGCTAGTTTATGTAAAGTTAGCTTATTGTGTTTAGATGAAAAAGTTATGCTATTGATTACGGATAATGGTGTTGGCGTAAATGAAGTGAGTCCTGGTTTTGGTTTAATAAATATGAAAGAACGTGTAGAAGAACATGGTGGGATCATTCGATTTGAAAGTGAAAAAGAGAAGGGTTTTCGATTACAGATTGAGTTTCCACTTAAGGAAAAGACGTGGGTAATAGGAGGAACGAAATGA
- the nirB gene encoding nitrite reductase large subunit NirB, producing MKKRLVMIGNGMAGIRCIEEILKLDSGLYDITIFGDEPHPNYNRIMLSHVLQGKTNIQDIIMNEYSWYEENDITLYTNEKVINIDREEQVIITEKNRIVIYDKLIIATGSSAFILPVEGSQLPGVTGFRTIEDTQFMLDAAKRYKKAVVIGGGLLGLEAARGLIDLGMDVHVVHLMPYLMEQQLDAKAASLLREDLESQGMKFLMEKKTVKILGTDRVEGIQFEDGDVVTCDLIVMAVGIRPNTHLAKDAGLIVNRGIVTNDYMQTDDESVYAVGECAEHDGIAYGLVAPLYEQGTALAKHITNSQTDGYAGSIVGTQLKVAGCDLFSAGQIYEDDVTKAISIFNECTRSYKKVLIRDNKVVGVVLYGDTAEGTRLFSMLKKEEDIQEYTPVSLLHKAGEESGLDVASMSANDTVCGCNGVTKGTIVHAILEQDLTTFEEVKGCTKAAGSCGKCRPVVEQILSHTLGDSFDASAQSVGICGCTTLSRDEVVTAIHEKGLKSPKEVRNVLGFAHEDGCSKCRPALNYYLRMTRPEEYADDKSSRFVNERMNGNIQHDGTFSVIPRMYGGVTTADDLMKIAEVAKRYDVPLVKITGASRIGLYGVKKEDLPKVWADLDMTSGYAYSKSLRNVKSCVGSRFCRFGTKDSLGLGMLLEQSLEMVDTPHKMKMGVTGCPRNCAEALTKDFGVVCVENGFQLYIGGNGGTEVREADFVMIVPTEEDVLRIATAYVQHYRETGIYGERTAPWVERMGLAHIKEVLQDESMVTMLNERFQKARNTYEEAWGQALETRSLKAMYEVETVK from the coding sequence ATGAAAAAGCGTTTAGTTATGATCGGGAATGGTATGGCTGGTATACGCTGCATTGAAGAAATTTTAAAACTAGATTCAGGACTTTATGATATTACTATTTTTGGTGATGAACCTCATCCAAACTATAACCGCATTATGCTATCTCACGTCTTACAAGGAAAAACAAATATCCAAGATATTATTATGAACGAATACAGTTGGTACGAGGAAAATGATATTACGCTGTATACAAATGAAAAGGTAATAAATATTGATCGGGAAGAACAAGTCATCATTACAGAAAAGAACCGTATTGTCATATATGACAAGCTCATTATCGCAACAGGGTCCAGCGCTTTCATCTTACCTGTTGAAGGCTCACAACTTCCAGGTGTAACAGGCTTTCGTACAATTGAAGATACACAATTTATGCTGGATGCTGCTAAGCGATATAAAAAGGCTGTCGTCATTGGCGGGGGATTACTCGGTTTAGAAGCCGCACGAGGGCTTATTGACTTAGGAATGGATGTTCACGTTGTTCATTTAATGCCTTACTTAATGGAGCAACAACTCGATGCCAAAGCCGCCTCATTACTGCGTGAAGACTTAGAATCACAAGGTATGAAGTTTCTTATGGAAAAGAAAACAGTGAAAATTCTTGGTACTGACCGTGTTGAAGGTATCCAATTTGAAGATGGGGATGTTGTAACATGCGATTTAATTGTAATGGCTGTTGGGATACGTCCAAATACACATTTAGCAAAAGATGCTGGTTTAATTGTAAATCGTGGCATAGTTACAAATGACTATATGCAAACAGATGATGAATCAGTCTATGCAGTTGGTGAATGTGCAGAACATGACGGTATTGCCTATGGTCTTGTTGCCCCATTATATGAACAAGGGACCGCACTGGCAAAGCATATAACGAATTCACAAACAGATGGATATGCAGGTAGCATCGTCGGTACACAACTTAAAGTTGCAGGATGCGATTTATTCTCTGCTGGACAAATTTATGAAGATGACGTAACAAAAGCAATCTCAATCTTTAATGAGTGTACGCGTTCCTATAAAAAAGTATTAATCCGTGACAATAAAGTCGTTGGTGTTGTTTTATATGGAGACACTGCTGAAGGTACACGCCTCTTTAGCATGTTAAAAAAGGAAGAAGATATACAAGAATACACACCCGTCTCCCTTCTTCACAAAGCTGGTGAAGAAAGTGGACTTGACGTTGCCAGTATGAGTGCTAATGACACCGTTTGTGGATGTAACGGCGTGACAAAGGGAACAATCGTTCATGCTATTTTAGAACAAGATTTAACAACTTTTGAAGAAGTAAAAGGATGTACAAAAGCTGCCGGTTCATGTGGTAAATGTCGTCCAGTTGTTGAACAAATTTTATCTCATACTCTCGGGGATAGCTTCGATGCATCTGCACAATCCGTTGGTATATGTGGATGTACAACTTTATCACGTGATGAAGTTGTCACAGCGATTCATGAGAAAGGTTTAAAATCGCCAAAAGAAGTACGAAACGTCCTTGGCTTCGCACATGAAGACGGCTGTTCAAAATGCCGCCCTGCATTAAATTACTATTTACGTATGACACGCCCAGAAGAATATGCAGATGATAAATCATCCCGCTTCGTTAATGAAAGAATGAATGGCAATATTCAGCATGATGGTACATTTTCTGTTATTCCTCGTATGTACGGCGGTGTTACTACGGCAGATGATTTAATGAAAATTGCTGAAGTTGCTAAAAGATATGATGTGCCGCTTGTAAAAATAACAGGTGCAAGTCGAATCGGCTTATATGGTGTTAAGAAAGAAGATTTACCAAAAGTTTGGGCTGACCTCGATATGACTTCTGGTTATGCCTATTCGAAATCCCTTCGCAATGTAAAATCATGCGTCGGCTCTCGCTTCTGCCGCTTTGGTACAAAAGATTCATTAGGGCTTGGTATGTTACTTGAACAATCGTTAGAAATGGTAGATACACCTCACAAAATGAAAATGGGTGTAACTGGTTGTCCACGTAACTGTGCAGAAGCATTAACAAAAGACTTTGGTGTCGTTTGTGTTGAAAATGGCTTCCAACTTTATATTGGTGGCAACGGTGGTACAGAAGTGCGTGAAGCTGATTTTGTAATGATTGTCCCTACAGAAGAAGATGTACTTCGCATTGCCACAGCTTATGTACAACATTACCGTGAAACTGGTATTTACGGCGAACGAACAGCCCCTTGGGTAGAACGAATGGGATTAGCTCATATAAAAGAAGTGCTGCAAGATGAAAGCATGGTTACTATGCTAAATGAACGTTTCCAAAAAGCGCGTAACACATATGAAGAAGCTTGGGGACAAGCACTGGAAACTAGGTCATTAAAAGCCATGTATGAAGTAGAAACTGTAAAGTAA
- a CDS encoding response regulator has product MIRIMIVDDQSLIRDGLAMLLNLRSELEVVGTANDGDEVVRIAEQLQPEIILMDIRMPRINGVEGTRLIRERFPDMKVLMLTTFNDSELIFEALEQGASGYLLKDMETDAIVQAILTVHAGGAVLPQDITAQIVKELKRTKVVEISGQNQPKQVEQLTEREIDVLREIGLGLNNKEIAEKLFITEGTVKNHVSNLISKLELRDRTQAAIYAVRYGITTYT; this is encoded by the coding sequence ATGATTCGTATTATGATCGTTGATGATCAGTCACTTATTCGTGATGGTTTAGCAATGCTATTAAATTTACGTTCAGAACTTGAAGTGGTGGGAACAGCAAATGATGGGGATGAAGTAGTTCGAATAGCAGAACAATTACAACCTGAAATTATTTTGATGGATATTCGAATGCCTCGTATAAATGGCGTTGAAGGGACTCGCTTAATAAGGGAAAGGTTCCCTGATATGAAGGTTCTTATGCTGACGACATTTAATGATAGTGAACTCATTTTTGAAGCATTAGAGCAAGGAGCGAGCGGTTACTTATTAAAAGATATGGAGACAGATGCAATTGTTCAGGCAATATTAACGGTCCATGCAGGGGGAGCGGTATTGCCACAAGATATAACAGCGCAAATTGTGAAGGAACTAAAAAGAACAAAAGTAGTGGAAATATCAGGGCAAAATCAGCCAAAGCAAGTGGAACAATTAACAGAGCGTGAAATAGATGTATTAAGAGAAATAGGCCTTGGATTAAATAATAAAGAAATTGCTGAGAAATTGTTTATTACAGAGGGAACCGTAAAAAATCATGTTTCTAACTTAATCAGTAAGCTGGAGCTGAGGGATCGGACACAAGCAGCTATATATGCAGTAAGATACGGTATTACAACATACACATGA
- a CDS encoding YxeA family protein, translating to MKKRVIITGIALAAVIILLLPTKLGPVIDKYNPFCKTKEYYTIVNDVGQHIGDEWYEYEFAAYDEKGRAQTIKKTVKHMLKRSESLKITAKGRYGESLVEIEVQNIPVQARSKLLATR from the coding sequence GTGAAAAAGCGAGTAATTATTACTGGAATTGCGCTGGCAGCTGTTATTATCTTACTACTACCAACAAAACTGGGACCAGTAATTGATAAATATAATCCATTTTGTAAAACAAAAGAATATTACACGATTGTGAATGATGTCGGTCAACATATTGGTGATGAATGGTATGAATATGAGTTTGCTGCATATGATGAAAAAGGTAGGGCACAGACGATAAAGAAAACAGTGAAGCACATGTTAAAACGAAGTGAGTCATTGAAAATTACCGCAAAAGGACGTTACGGTGAATCGTTGGTAGAGATTGAGGTCCAAAATATTCCTGTGCAGGCGAGAAGTAAGCTATTGGCGACAAGATAA
- the abc-f gene encoding ribosomal protection-like ABC-F family protein has product MTICSVNNVTKSFGGNIIFENISLEIQNGERIGLVGRNGSGKTTIFQLLTGIENVDAGVIHMKKGTRVGHVAQIPKFAGETNVYDVLSAAFVKEKELERNMRNLEKSMAEEHDPTSLERLMEKYGAVQEQFSFLGGYEIEANIMKVANGLQITELFSRIFAELSGGEQTKVSLAYMLLKKPDLLLLDEPTNHLDLFAVEWLEQFLKEYTGTVVVISHDRYFLDEVVTKIFDLEDGELHVYHTNYSQFVKEKEERLLQEFQSYQEQQKKIKKMKEAIKRLREWANQANPPNEGLHKRARNMERALERMEKLKKPILERKQMGLQFEGQERSGKDVVVMKEVGKNFAERILFEGANLHVRFQERAAIVGRNGTGKTTLLKLLLEEMKPDAGEIRIGSSVKIGYLSQHAYENVKYDVLEAFREHVAVTEGEARHILARFLFYGPAVFKKVNQLSGGERMRLRLAQLMYQDINFLVLDEPTNHLDIESREVLEEALEQYNGTILAVSHDRYFLNKLFEKTYWIDEHTLFEFAGNYAWARQKWAERIEKEEVKQQEVPKIKVMNVKKKESIGIEEIEDKLMYIEEDIYALECTMEETSNVEKLERLYKEKTEKERLRAELYNRLDSMME; this is encoded by the coding sequence ATGACAATTTGTAGTGTAAACAATGTAACGAAATCTTTTGGTGGAAACATCATATTTGAAAATATATCGCTTGAAATACAAAATGGTGAACGCATTGGATTAGTTGGCAGAAACGGTAGCGGGAAAACCACAATTTTTCAGCTATTAACAGGAATAGAGAATGTAGATGCTGGAGTAATTCATATGAAAAAAGGGACACGTGTTGGTCATGTAGCACAAATTCCGAAGTTTGCTGGTGAAACAAATGTATATGATGTATTAAGCGCTGCCTTTGTAAAAGAGAAAGAATTAGAAAGAAACATGCGAAATTTAGAGAAAAGTATGGCGGAGGAACACGATCCAACTAGTTTAGAGAGGTTAATGGAGAAGTATGGCGCAGTGCAAGAACAATTTTCGTTTTTAGGTGGTTATGAAATAGAAGCGAACATCATGAAAGTAGCAAATGGTTTACAAATAACGGAGCTATTTTCTCGAATTTTTGCTGAACTGAGTGGCGGGGAGCAGACGAAAGTAAGTCTTGCTTATATGCTGCTCAAGAAACCAGATTTACTGCTGTTAGATGAACCGACGAACCATTTAGATTTATTTGCAGTAGAATGGCTCGAACAATTTTTGAAAGAGTATACAGGAACAGTTGTTGTGATCTCACATGATCGTTATTTTTTGGATGAAGTTGTTACGAAGATTTTTGATTTAGAAGACGGAGAGCTGCATGTCTATCATACGAATTACTCGCAGTTTGTGAAAGAAAAGGAAGAAAGGTTACTGCAAGAGTTCCAATCTTATCAAGAACAACAAAAGAAGATAAAGAAAATGAAGGAAGCAATTAAACGTTTAAGAGAATGGGCGAATCAAGCGAATCCTCCGAATGAAGGACTGCATAAACGTGCTAGAAATATGGAACGCGCGTTAGAACGGATGGAAAAATTAAAGAAGCCAATTTTAGAAAGAAAACAAATGGGGCTTCAGTTTGAAGGACAAGAGAGAAGCGGAAAAGATGTTGTTGTAATGAAGGAAGTTGGCAAAAATTTTGCTGAGCGTATTTTATTTGAGGGAGCAAATTTACATGTGCGTTTTCAAGAGCGTGCAGCTATTGTTGGACGTAACGGTACAGGAAAAACAACATTATTAAAATTGCTATTAGAAGAAATGAAACCAGATGCTGGGGAGATCAGAATCGGTAGTAGTGTGAAAATCGGTTATTTATCGCAGCATGCATATGAGAATGTAAAATATGATGTATTAGAAGCATTCCGGGAGCATGTAGCTGTAACTGAAGGAGAAGCTCGCCATATATTAGCTCGCTTTTTATTTTATGGTCCAGCCGTTTTTAAAAAGGTCAATCAGCTTAGCGGTGGTGAACGAATGAGATTACGTTTGGCACAGCTTATGTATCAAGATATAAATTTCCTTGTGTTAGATGAGCCTACAAACCATCTTGATATCGAATCAAGGGAAGTGCTGGAAGAAGCTCTCGAACAATATAATGGAACCATTCTTGCTGTTTCACACGACCGTTACTTTTTAAATAAATTGTTTGAAAAAACATATTGGATCGATGAACATACATTGTTTGAATTTGCGGGGAACTATGCATGGGCACGTCAGAAATGGGCAGAGAGAATAGAGAAAGAAGAAGTGAAACAACAAGAGGTTCCAAAAATTAAAGTAATGAATGTAAAAAAGAAGGAATCTATTGGTATAGAAGAAATTGAAGATAAGCTTATGTATATAGAAGAAGATATATATGCGCTGGAGTGCACAATGGAAGAAACAAGCAATGTTGAAAAGTTAGAACGGTTATATAAAGAAAAAACAGAAAAAGAACGATTACGGGCGGAATTATATAATCGATTAGATAGTATGATGGAATAG
- a CDS encoding GNAT family N-acetyltransferase, translating to MNYIVRKEAYILNMYTLPEYRGNGLAKKLLEHCIEECEENSVKRIWLHSSKDGELLYKKMGFTYKENEMELFL from the coding sequence ATGAATTATATTGTTAGAAAAGAAGCTTACATTTTAAATATGTATACACTCCCAGAATACCGTGGAAATGGTTTAGCAAAAAAACTACTCGAACACTGCATAGAGGAATGTGAAGAAAACAGCGTAAAACGAATATGGCTTCATTCTTCCAAAGATGGTGAGTTGCTATATAAAAAGATGGGATTTACTTATAAAGAAAATGAAATGGAACTTTTTTTATAA
- a CDS encoding transglycosylase SLT domain-containing protein, whose product MKKFFVGFLVVLGMYLYFQGESEGMERLTNQTSYVDSEEAKQMKQIITEEAKKVNLPEWIPLTIAEHESRLNPRSVGDNGTSFGLFQLHRGGGLAPDHLTDEQLKDPRTNAQIAMPHLMKGYKRGVQKGLTDLALLKYIANTSGWPGNLGPEWTDQNMKYNVGLENVYYRNKGTMKE is encoded by the coding sequence GTGAAAAAATTCTTTGTAGGATTTTTAGTTGTTCTTGGAATGTATTTGTATTTCCAAGGAGAGTCTGAAGGAATGGAAAGATTGACGAATCAAACAAGTTATGTTGACTCAGAGGAAGCAAAACAGATGAAACAAATTATTACTGAAGAAGCAAAGAAAGTAAATCTTCCAGAATGGATACCTCTTACAATTGCCGAGCATGAAAGTCGTTTGAACCCACGAAGTGTTGGAGACAATGGCACTTCTTTTGGATTGTTTCAGTTACACCGAGGTGGGGGACTTGCTCCTGATCACTTAACGGACGAGCAATTGAAGGACCCGCGGACAAATGCCCAGATTGCGATGCCTCATTTAATGAAAGGGTATAAAAGAGGTGTGCAAAAAGGTTTAACAGATTTAGCGTTACTAAAATATATAGCAAATACATCTGGTTGGCCAGGTAATTTAGGGCCTGAGTGGACGGATCAAAATATGAAGTATAACGTTGGGCTAGAGAACGTGTACTATCGAAATAAAGGAACAATGAAAGAGTAG
- a CDS encoding ABC transporter ATP-binding protein, whose amino-acid sequence MLVVDHITKSFGKKEVVKNVSFEVKKGETFGLLGPNGAGKSTTISMICGLIPYDGGDIKVGGKSVKEYPLDAKRKIGIVPQDIALYPTLSAKENLIFWGKMYGLSGAIAKKRADEVLAYVGLQDRAKDKIETFSGGMKRRINIGAALMHEPELLIMDEPTVGIDPQSRNHILETVKGLNEKGMTVIYTSHYMEEVEYLCERIAIVDHGKVIALGTKTELCNRLADGFMVKLQLSRYSQELLQKVKEIPTVERIIIDEDTNTLDIGLKTGEAVGTVVSIVVENHVQILKLEVQEPNLEALFLQLTGRSLRD is encoded by the coding sequence ATGTTAGTCGTAGATCATATTACAAAGTCGTTTGGAAAGAAGGAAGTTGTAAAGAATGTATCTTTTGAAGTTAAGAAAGGAGAAACATTTGGTTTGCTTGGTCCAAACGGTGCAGGAAAGTCGACGACGATATCAATGATTTGTGGGCTTATTCCATATGATGGCGGTGATATAAAAGTTGGGGGGAAATCTGTAAAAGAATATCCATTAGATGCGAAAAGGAAGATCGGTATTGTCCCGCAAGATATTGCTTTATATCCTACGCTATCTGCGAAAGAAAATTTAATCTTTTGGGGGAAAATGTATGGTTTAAGTGGAGCTATTGCAAAGAAACGAGCAGATGAGGTATTAGCATATGTTGGTTTACAGGATCGCGCAAAGGACAAAATTGAAACATTTTCAGGTGGAATGAAACGCCGAATTAACATTGGTGCGGCACTTATGCATGAACCAGAGTTATTAATTATGGATGAGCCGACAGTCGGGATTGATCCACAATCACGGAATCATATTTTAGAGACGGTAAAAGGATTAAATGAGAAAGGCATGACGGTCATTTATACGAGCCATTACATGGAAGAAGTGGAGTATTTATGTGAACGAATTGCAATTGTTGATCATGGAAAGGTAATTGCACTAGGAACGAAAACGGAGTTATGTAATCGTCTTGCTGATGGCTTTATGGTGAAGTTACAACTGAGTCGTTATAGCCAGGAGTTACTGCAGAAAGTAAAAGAAATTCCCACTGTAGAACGGATTATCATTGATGAGGATACGAATACACTCGATATTGGACTGAAGACTGGAGAAGCTGTCGGTACGGTTGTTTCGATCGTAGTAGAAAATCATGTGCAAATTTTAAAGCTTGAAGTACAAGAGCCAAATTTAGAAGCTCTCTTTTTACAGCTAACAGGGCGTTCACTTCGTGATTAA